Genomic window (Acinonyx jubatus isolate Ajub_Pintada_27869175 chromosome B1, VMU_Ajub_asm_v1.0, whole genome shotgun sequence):
CTACAAGGCCGCTCAAAGACTTGTCCTCTAAAAgcataataataaacacaaactCTTTATCAGCCCTACTCTCAAAGGAATCAGTAGGAAGGAAATCACTGAGCTTGAATTTTAAACTAGATTAatcttgggggcgggggggggggggaagggtttAGGAAAATATAGTCAAGAGATTACAGATGTGGCCGAAGGCTACAATTTGAAGTCAGGAAGTCTGTTTCCAAAGTTGCACAAAAAGGTATGACTCAAGCTGAACAGCATGAAGAGCTCCAGGAAAgcccttctccacccccacccactgaGCAGCTGGGAGGTCCTGCCTGCCCTGCCGCGGAGGAGCAGCCCCGTACATAGGTCACAAGCGTTCGTGGCCTGGGTCCCTTCGTCTGTCCTTGAACACTCCCCACAATGAGTGTTAGGGCTGACACGTGTCCTCGTCCCTTAAGCAAGCCCAAGGTTAATGGCCTGGGCACTCAACCTTTTCACAGGCGACAACCTCAGGGGCGTGCTTTAACCTTTCTCCAGGAGGGGACCTATGGCCACGGTTGGCTTATTTTACAGGATATCCCAGTATGGGCGTGGTGTCACAGAAAAGGTCCGgtttgataaattatttaattttgggggTGGTCGGGGCAGCCCTTGCTCTAAAACTAATCACTTTAGTTCACGTTAACCCTGCCGGCTCTCGCTTTCCGCCCTAAAAGTCCAGAGCGAGGGTGACAggcgagcggggggagggggggaggggtccgAATTTGAACGTGACGCCGAAAGAACTCTGATCCTTCCTCCGGAGCCAGAGGGCGGGGGACGCGGCGCCAGCACCAAGCACAGAGGCTTCCAAAGGCGGTGCTGCCGGCGTTCCCTCGTTTCCTGGTTACGTGCGTGCTAGCAGAAACGAAAACTGCCGCTTCTCCACAGGGACCAGAAGGCTGGGCACGCTAGTGTGAGACGTGTCAAGCCAAGCGCCCCCCATGGCCGCTGCCGGAGCCCAACCGCCAGGCGCCCTCTGCGGCGCACGCGCCTTGGGGCTCCGCGGGGGCCAGTGAGGGCCCCGCCCCGAGGTGGGCGTGCCTGGCGTCTCCCGGCTGGCCAATCGGCTGGCGAACCTGAGCCTTCCTCCCCGGCTAGCCTAGCGGTTGCACGTGCCAGTGTTTGCGTACGTGCGGCGGCCGCGGGGCTGGGAAAGGCCGGGCAGCTGCGGGTGAGGCGGCTGGGGCGCGGCCGGGGTTGGGGCGCGGCTGCGAGGGGCCGTCCCACTGGCCCGGGCAATCTAAATTCTCCCGCACTTGGGCTGGCTGTGCTCGCTTACCTGCCAGTCCGCAGCGCCTGCCCCGCCGCTCTGCTCTCCCAGGGCCTCCGGTCCTCTGCTTTAGGTGGAGAATGCTGTTGCTTGACTGCAACCCAGAGGTGAGACTCGGGCCCCTTTAATCCGGCAGGTTTACGCTTCCGGAAGTCCGTCTGCTCGGGAGCACTAGCGAGGGTGACTGACCACCGAGCGCTGTGGAGTCCAGCCTCTTCAGAATTAgatttggggagtgggggaagagtTTCAACCGCGGGGGAGCACGGGACTGGACAGAGGCAACAGGGGTGCTAGAGCTGTTTCTTCCCGCAGGTGGACAGTCTGAAACATCTGCTGGAGGCCGGGGCCTCGGTCAACGCACCCCCGGATCCTTGCGAGCAGTCGCCTGTCCATTTGGCCGCAGGTGGCggccttgcttgctttcttctgtgGCAGCTGCAGACTGGCGCTGACCTCAACCAACAGGTAGCTAGGTTACTGATTgttgctgtgtgcactctgcccTCCACCCAAATCCACACAAACCCTTCTTGGACGCCAAAACGTCAAGTTGTTGCTGTTACAGGTCTATAGCAGCGAAGTCCAAAGGATAGAAAGTGAGACtcttaagtaatttaaaattttctagtagccacattaatgaaagaaaatgaaacatgaaattaatttataatgtaaCTCAGCTTACCGAAAAATGATCATTTCAGTGTGTGATCGGTATATAACATTACTTacagatattttccattttcttttcctacatcTTTTCAGTCTGGCgtgtgttttacatttacagcACATTTCAGTTCAGACTAACCACATTGCAAGTGCGCATATTGGACAGCATACATAGGGCTACAGTTTATTTCAAAAGGAACGGTTGCTGCGTTGCCAAATTAAAAGTTTCAGTGTAGTAATTATTGAAGTAACAATTGTGAGGCAAACTCAACCATTACAGTTTCCTATAGAACTTTCTTACGGTAGCCTGCATCTTCCATTGAATATTAAAGTATGGTGAAtttaaattgtactttttttttttttgcctctgtaaAACTCTACCTTGCTTTTGTTCACCTAAATTGGAATGTATGTAGCTGTGGCTGCacgtatttgtatttatttatttatttttttgttatttttaaattttttaaaaaatttacatccaggttagcatatagtgcaacagtgatttcattagattccttaacgccccttacccatttagcccatcccccctcccacaactcctccagtaaacctgtttgttctccatatttaagagtctcttatgttttgtccccatccctgcttTTATACTATtttggcttcccttcccttgtgttcatccgttttgtctcttaaagtcctcatatgagtgaagtcctatatttgtctttctctgactaatttcacttagcataatttccatccacatagttgcaaatgtcaagatttcattctttttgatttctgagtaataagccattgtatatatataccacattttctttatccatttatccatcgatggacatttgggctctttccataccttggctcttgtcgatagtgctgctataaacatgggggtgcatgtgtcccttcgaaacatcacacctgtatcccttggataaatgcctagtagtgcaattgctgggtcgtaggctagttctatttttagttttttgaggaacctccacactgttttccagagtggctgcaccagcttgcattcccaccaacaatgcaagagatcctttctctgcatcctcgccaacatctgttgcctgagttgttgatgttagccattctgacaggtgtgaggcagtctctcattgtggttttgatttgtatttccctgatgatgagtgatgttgagcatctttttcatgtctgttagtcctctggatgtcttctttggagaagtgtctattcatgtcttttgtccatttcttcactggattatttgttttttgggtgttgagtttgctaagttctttatagattttggatactaaccctttacctgatatgttgtttgcaaatatcttctcccattctgtcggttgccttttagttttgctgattgtttcctttgctgtgcggaagctttttatttaaaaaaattttttaatgtttttcatttattttttaacagcaagagagaacatgagtaggggaggggtagagagagggggagacacagaatctgaagcaggctccaggctctgagctgtccgcacagagcctgacgcaggccttgaactcactgtttgtgagatcatgacctgagccgaagtcagaggcataacagactgagccacccaggcgcccccagaagcttattttgatgaggtcccagtagttcatttttgctgcacatgtttttattaatgaaaacttTGTATTTAATGAACaccaagtgaaatttatttaaaaaaacttgaatCAAAAAAATTCAGTACCATGTAGTTCTAACTGGCTTTCTTGAACAGTAATTAGATTTTACCTGCTAACTTCTACAGAGAGTGTTGTGGGGAGAGACTAAAATGTGCTGTCCTATCTTTAAGGATGTTTTTGGAGAAGCTCCACTACATAAGGCAGCAAAAGTTGGAAGTCTGGAATGCCTTAGCCTGCTTGTAGCCAGTGATGCCCAAATTGAGTAAGTATAAAATCAATGGCTtcaaatttcagaattttcttgaaCTAAGCTAATCAGACTCCTGAAGCTGAATTATGTGTGCTTTGATGCTTGCCTAATTGACAATGTGGAGTTATCAATCAAATGTTGACTTAAGCTATTAACGATACCTAATATTATCACATTTAAGTAAAACATGGATTCTTAGCAATGAGAGGTGcaattctttccctctcttgtgGCAATATTACATTTTAGTTTGGGTTTGGGATAATCCCTTTTATACAAGTTCTCACTTGAGAGACCTCCTTTGAGTATTACTTGTTATATTGAGCTCGGAATATTCTTTCATTCACAATGGAATGTCCATTCTGTGCTGAACTCTGTGCTAGCCACTGAAGTTGCAGGAGTAAGGGAATATTGGAATTTCCCTAGGATTCCTTTACTTCTGTTCTGAAACCAACATTTGTATGAGCCCACATCTCCTGTGTAGAaagacatatttaagaaaaaaaaggctgaatAATTGTCAATTTTTATGTAACTCAGTTTTTGTCTTAAATTCAGTTTATGTAATAAGAATGGGCAAACAGCTGAAGATCTAGCTTGGTCATGTGGATTTCTAGAATGTGCCAAGTTTCTCACAACAGTTAAATGTATGCAGTCAGTAAAATCAAGTGAGCCATCGGCTAGAGATCATTGTGTCCCAGGGCTTGGACAGAAACGAAGTTTTGGAAGTGCAGAAAATACAACTGGGAAAAGGAAGTGTTGGTAAGTAATtcagttctgttttcttcctccctaGGAGATCTCTTATTTAGTAcagaatttattctttcatttaaatattggCAGCCTAATTTCtagtgtatctttttattttcattaacacATTTTAATACTGGTTTTAGTAACTGCTGCTAGATTCTAGAGGTCAGAAATTGTCCTGCATGATGGAAGGCTGGGGAGAAAACCtttctaaaaaagtttttaatgtcaCTGTGTTTTTTAACAACAGATTCATGCTGGTTCTGAAAAGGTTTGAAGAAAGCCTTCGCTCCGTGCAGGTCTATTGCTCAGCTACAAGCAATGGCTTTTGGCTCACCAGGTGTATCAAAACTCCTTCTAAGAAGGAGGAGAACTTTCTTCTAAGTGAAGATAGCATTTAAGAACACATGTTTTTACATGCCTATAATATTTTGGTTGTGCATGCTTTGTCTGTTAAATTATTAAAGAATGTTTAAAGAATAAACTGTTTTCTTTGTGTACAACTTGTGGAAAAAAATTGTAGTTTAATCCATCAACCTACACCCAGGATTTAAAGTTTGTCTTTATTAACAAATTTATAACACAACTTTACTACAGTCTGAGTTcaagatattttagaaaacatttggtCGCTGAGGAAGACATAAATTATAGTAAGCATCCTTGTTCCAAAAGTCTGGGCCCTTCCATCCACACCAGCCCTAGATTTGGGAGAAGCGAAAGGAAaatcttttacaaaattataGGACTACATGATCAaaactgtaacattttaaaaacctgttctGTCCGCTGGATCCTGTAATAAGACTACCTGTATAAGTCAGAGATCTGAACTCCTGGGAAGCATGGACATTAACAGACTTGGGTCCATTTTAGGTAgagtttaacaaaattttaactcTATGGTACTTAatcctagaaattatttttaaaaattccttatgGTAACTGTTACTCCAAATAccacatttttcttgattttacgATGTACAATTCTGGCAGTCGAGGGCAGGTGATAGTTGAACTGGCAGTCTGTTTTTCTTAGTTCTCCACTAAAGACGGTCTCGGGACCATGCCGTGCATCTTAGCTATGAGGAAATGTGTGTGGCAGGGAGAAATCTGTGCTGGCTTCTTGAGATGCCCTTCACTGTCTTTGGGCCATAATCATGCCACTCTCCATTCTTCATATCACTATTAATCCTTTCTCCCAGCAGAGAAAATTACGTTCAAACAAAATCTCATTGTAAATACAAAAGCATatcaaatttctttcagggccattggtttcttttctttttttaaactttttaaatgtttattttttttagagagagacagagcacaagctagggaaggccagagagagagagggagacacagactctgaaacagggtccaggctctgagctgtcagcatagagcctgacctggggcccaaactcacaaaccgtgagatcatgacctgagccgaagtcggacacttaactgcctgagccatccatgtgcccctggtttattttcttaaagattcaGCTAATGACTAGTCTGAGTTATATCATTCTGAAATGAAATGCTTTGCTTGCAAAATACTTTTGAGGAGGCCAGCTAggactcttaaaataaataccagtGGGTGAGTGACAGTTACCCTAAGTAACTAGGAAGCTGCAGGGCATTCAGTCAGGGACCTAGAGTTCAAGTGCATGCTTTCTACAGAAGACAGTGTGTTAGCTCTATTTTTTAGTGTGGAGGTTGGAGGGTTCAGTAGACATGTTCTTTAATCTGATTTCAAATgcaagtaaaaaaacaaaaaatcctccATCAGTCGtgttcccctgcccccaggtAACTGCTAATTTATCTTTGAgatctgtttgtttttatacgtaaataagctttttattatctcttttagcaaacttttttctcataaatttaaTGTtctaaaatctgttttcttgatgaacagaaaaaaaggctTATATGATCTGTTTTAATCTTTGAGGGCTTTTTCAGGTAACCagactcaaatatttaaaaaagaagtgggtAGAGAGGGTGCCCAAACCAGCAACTGATGGCAGTAGATAGGGGAGCCTGCTCTTTCCTTTTGAGGCGAGTGGTCTGGGAACTTCAAACAGGGAAGTTCCACAAAGGGGTAAAGAGAGGTCAGGCGGAGACAGAACTCTCCCTGTAGCTCCCACTACAGACTGAAAGTtggtgtcctcccaaaattcatgtgaAACCTAATCCCTAAGGTGATGGTAGCTAGAagggggcctttgggaggggaCTAGGTTATGAGGGCGGAGCCCTCATGGATGGCATCAGTGCCCTCATTAACGAGGCTGCTGAAACGTCCCTCATCCATTCTACCACGTGGAAGACCCTGAAAAAGACTGCTCTCTGTGAACTAGTAAGTGGTGCTCACCAGACCAGACATGCCGGTGCCTTGGATTTCTCTGCCTCCAGA
Coding sequences:
- the ANKRD37 gene encoding ankyrin repeat domain-containing protein 37 isoform X1 yields the protein MLLLDCNPEVDSLKHLLEAGASVNAPPDPCEQSPVHLAAGGGLACFLLWQLQTGADLNQQDVFGEAPLHKAAKVGSLECLSLLVASDAQIDFCLKFSLCNKNGQTAEDLAWSCGFLECAKFLTTVKCMQSVKSSEPSARDHCVPGLGQKRSFGSAENTTGKRKC
- the ANKRD37 gene encoding ankyrin repeat domain-containing protein 37 isoform X2 encodes the protein MLLLDCNPEVDSLKHLLEAGASVNAPPDPCEQSPVHLAAGGGLACFLLWQLQTGADLNQQDVFGEAPLHKAAKVGSLECLSLLVASDAQIDLCNKNGQTAEDLAWSCGFLECAKFLTTVKCMQSVKSSEPSARDHCVPGLGQKRSFGSAENTTGKRKC